The nucleotide sequence AGCAAGCTGGAGACGATGACAGCCTTCAAGCGGGAAATCCACGAGGAGGAGCTCTGGCTGTACAAGAATCCCAGGAGACCGGACTTCGTGAGGGGCGGGGAGCTGCTCTTCTGGGTGATAGTGGCTCCCTTTCTGGTCACTGTGGCCTTCTACTGGTTCACCAAGGACAGGCACGACTTCAGAGCCGCCAGCTGGGCTTGGACACTGGGTCTGTGCATGAACGGCATACCTACGAGCCTACTAAAGATAACAGTAGGACGACCCAGACCAGACTACTTTTACCGCTGCTTTCCCGACGGCGTGATGGTCCTTAACACAACGTCCAGCAGTCTAGACACCTCCATATTGGACTTCAACTGTACAGGGCTTCCGGGGGACATTAACGAAGGACGCAAGAGTTTTCCCAGCGGACATTCGTCGTGTAAGTTGACTAGGACAATGGTCTTTGAATGCCTAGCTAACAGTATCAATTCGTTGTTTCAGTCGCCTTTGCAAGTTTCGGTTTTATCGCCTATTACGTGGGCGCCAAGTTACACGCCTTCGACATCCGGGGACGTGGCCACACCTGGCGGCTCTGCATCGCTGTGATTCCATTCCTGATCGCTCTTTTAGTGGCAGTCAGTCGCACATGCGACTACCACCACCACTGGCAGGATGTTACTGTTGGCGGGCTGATTGGCCTGTTTGCGGGTTACATAAGCTACAGACAATACTATCCCTCCATTTTTGGCCCTGATGCCGGCAAACCGCTGATCCGGTGGTTCAGGAGGGAGGGAAACAAATATAAGCGGCTAACAGGGAATGAGGACAGCGATAGCCGTGGCGAAAGGGACGAGGGCGATGCGGCGCGGAGACCTCTCCTCGCGGACAAGGAACAATCCAAAGGGTACTAAAAGCTTTACGTAATTTATAGTCAATTATTGCTTTCCTCTTTAAGCTCCTCTTAACTTATCAAACCATCGCTGTATTTCCAATTTACGAACGTGCTGCTGGGTTACCTCTTAATGGGTAGGGTTAGTGAGTAGTTTCTCAAATAAAACAGAGCTCGTCAATTGCTAAACGTAAATTTATTGCTCATCTTTGGCAGCAACCTCCAAAACAAATTTGCTACTTCAAAGTGACCGAAACTAGCCTAAAGGACAGGGTATGCACGCGCAGATTCAGTTCATGGAGTTAAACGCCTGCAGCAGCACCTGTTTCTCGCGCTCCTTTTTCTTGACTACGTCCAGGCTGCGCTGTCGCCAAGTGCTTTTGCGCAGCTTGATGGGCCGACTGCCCACATAGCGTCCGTCCATCTCCTTCATGGCCCGTATAAAATCGGCCGGTTCCCGGAAGCTGACGAAGCCGAATCCCTTGCTCTTGCCCGTACGCTTGTCGCGCACCACACGAGCTCGCTGGAACGAGGGAAACTTGTTGAAGGTCCGGGTCAGCACCTCGTCGTTCACGTCATTTCCCAGGTCGCCGCAGAAGATGCGGAAGTCATCGTCGGGCCAGTCTGCCAGGGAGGAGTCTTCCCAAACGCTGCCACCTGCTATCCTTACGGTTTTGCGGTCTTTCTTCTTGCGCTCCGTCGTCTGGAAGGACTGCAGTGCCGAAGAAGCGCGAGCAGCCTTGATGGCTTCTTCTGCAATGGGATTGGGGCCGGACTTCTCCGCCTTTAGCTTCTTCAGCTTTTGCGTCACATCGAAAGACACGGCGTTGATGTCGATGGATGGTGCTGCTGCTACTGTGGGCACGTGCACCGACTGTCGGCACTGGTACAGCTTTGGGGCACTGCTCAGGACCACGGGCGTTGCTGAGATCGGCTTGGAGCTGGAGGATGAGCCGCCACCACTGCCCGTGGGCACAAAGGTGGACATGAAGGTGGGTGGCGGCGGGATCGGAGGCGGGGGCACGGTCAGTCGAGATCCTCCATTTCCGTGGTGGTGCTGCAACTTGTTCTGCACGTTGTGGTACGTGTTGGCGGCGATGATGGGACGCACCTGGTTCGGCACGAAGAGGTTTCGGGCGGGTGGCTTAGAGATCTCCGCCTCGAAGCGGGAGAGCTCGTCCTCGATGTTGCGGCGCTTTGAACCCATTTGCAACGGGCTCGGATATACACGTTTAGTCAAAAATTCtcaaatcaaaacaaattttcACGAAAAATGCTGCAGTTGGTGAATTAATTTATCGATTACTTTTATTATCGATGATTGGTTGATTTTGCGGGACAGCAAGTTGACACGAGCGTTCACACAGTCCCCAGATGTAGCAAACGGTTATCAAATTAGACAAAATTAGGGAGTATAATTCCAGCTAAGTATTGATAATTATAGGGCAGTTAACAATGAATATTACAATTAACCATGAGTTTAGTTTGAATCTATTATTCATTTTATGATGCACACTAGTTTCGTTACTTTTTAACTTACGTATTTATTATGAAAGGAAATTGACTCGCAGCTGATGCGCGCGTTCACACCCTTACATTTATTGCAACTTGACCGTTAAACTTGCGTACCAACTCGCAGTGCGACCATAACTAGATTGCGGgcaaataccaatttttaggCGACTTAGAAGTGGTATTTCGGCGTCGCCCCCTCCACGCCCACACCAGCACTGACTCAACTCGAGAATCGCTGTTTTCTTTTCgacgaaaaaaataataataattgaattaaaatcGTCGGAAAACCCCCAGCTGTGATAGCAACAAGTATCCCAACAAAGCAAAGTAAATCGAAGAGCAATATTCCCCTCACACGCAGTCACGGGCGCTCAGGCACACACCCACACAAGCGCACACAAAGTCGAAGGGgcgaaaacaacaacaacaaaaaaagtgTGGAAAAGCCCCAAAACCAAGAGTTTTCTCGTTTTATTTGAGGACAATCGGTCATAGGAAAATGCCAACCAAGGAGCGCAACATTGCCATGATGGGCTACCGATCAGTGGGTGAGTCTCCCCCGCGAATTCCATTAGAACCCGCagatgttgttgctgttgggcACTTGTAATTGCGTAGTATTttgacaacagcaacaacggcGAACAATTGCCCATAATAATTGCGCTTCACCTGCAGGCAAATCGTCGCTCTGCATACAGTTCGTGGAAGGCCAGTTCGTGGACTCCTATGACCCCACCATCGAGAACAGTAAGTGCCCCATCCCATCCGGATTCCCCAGAAGCCAGGATGCCACCATCGCTGTCGATGCTTTGAAGGCGAGACGTAATGATCTGTAATTCCCATTCGCAGCCTTCACGAAGATCGAGCGTGTCAAATCGCAAGACTACATCGTAAAGCTCATCGACACGGCCGGCCAGGACGAGTACAGCATATTCCCGGTGCAATACAGCATGGACTATCACGGCTACGTCCTAGTTTACTCGATAACCAGCCAAAAGTCCTTTGAGGTGGTCAAGATCATCTACGAGAAGCTGCTCGATGTGATGGGCAAGAAATAGTAGGCATCACCGTGGATTCCAGTAGAGAGTTCAGCTAATTTTCATTGCCTTGCAGTGTACCTGTGGTGTTGGTGGGCAACAAGACCGATCTGCACCAGGAACGAACCGTTTCCACGGAGGAGGGCAAGAAGCTGGCCGAGTCCTGGCGAGCAGCATTTCTCGAAACGTCTGCCAAACAGAACGAGGCAAGTACCAGGACCCTTTCATTTGGATAAAAGCTACTTAGCAATTTCCTCCGCAGTCCGTGGGAGATATATTCCATCAGCTACTGATCCTGATCGAGAACGAGAACGGCAATCCCCAGGAGAAGAGCAGTTGCCGCGTATCGTAGGGCGCCTGGATATCCAGAACTACGGCCGAACTGTTGGGAATACGGCGAATCGCTATGGCAATACGAAAATCGATTATCTCTTATCTACACAGTTGGGCCAGCGTGCACTGGCGGGGGCGGGCCGTGCCCCTTGTGCGCAGCAGGAAAATCTAAAAACTAATAGACCTAATAGCTTTAAGTCCACACAGCAAGTAACCAACATCAAGCGGCTTAGATGCGTCCGCTAACGCTGCCCAGCAGGTTTTGTGGTTCGCGTTTAGCGCAACACAACAGGTTTAAGTTAGTACACTTTTTTCACAACAACAATTCAGTTACAAAGTTCATATACAAATTCTACcaacattttgtttttagtttcaatttaaatataatttttccaAGTACAAACAAGATTGTTTTCTGTTAAAAAGGGACTTTTCTTTGAATGACCAAAAGTTTCCTTTTCTCGAATATTTCAGTGGAAGGTAAGTAAATGTTTGCTGGAACTCAATGAAATATGAGTTATTAGTATCTACATTTCTAGAGTAACGCATTACTGGAGTTTTCTTCCTATAATTCTAACAATTCCATTTTTTCCAATAATAAACTCCAGTGATAAAACGAGATGAAATTGAGATAGTCGAGATGAATTGTACATTTCTTGGGAAATGGATTAGAAAACGCGGATAATAAGTTATTGAAGAGCAACTCAAACTCACCATCTACTGTTCCgaactttaaaatttaaacaaattatgcCTTTGGAATGGAAGAGATCATCCCGTGTAGTTTGGTAACCTTATAGTACTTATCTGGCTATAAGAGCCCTTAAAGCTATCGTAGGATATAGGTTGGTGAACAAC is from Drosophila suzukii chromosome 3, CBGP_Dsuzu_IsoJpt1.0, whole genome shotgun sequence and encodes:
- the LOC108016286 gene encoding phospholipid phosphatase 5 isoform X1, producing the protein MPDSFSADLRSRRRENPIDRNGNIGSIGKEQATSTEHKLTTEYSQRTSEMPSGKEGQESRRTLSESSAEDVGRIGSRTNSEGMWRNELSLNADSSSAQPEKGKERSPSPANSIIRLSDAADVVLRVLLVMTFFKLETMTAFKREIHEEELWLYKNPRRPDFVRGGELLFWVIVAPFLVTVAFYWFTKDRHDFRAASWAWTLGLCMNGIPTSLLKITVGRPRPDYFYRCFPDGVMVLNTTSSSLDTSILDFNCTGLPGDINEGRKSFPSGHSSFAFASFGFIAYYVGAKLHAFDIRGRGHTWRLCIAVIPFLIALLVAVSRTCDYHHHWQDVTVGGLIGLFAGYISYRQYYPSIFGPDAGKPLIRWFRREGNKYKRLTGNEDSDSRGERDEGDAARRPLLADKEQSKGSS
- the LOC108016286 gene encoding phospholipid phosphatase 5 isoform X2 yields the protein MPDSFSADLRSRRRENPIDRNGNIGSIGKEQATSTEHKLTTEYSQRTSEMPSGKEGQESRRTLSESSAEDVGRIGSRTNSEGMWRNELSLNADSSSAQPEKGKERSPSPANSIIRLSDAADVVLRVLLVMTFFKLETMTAFKREIHEEELWLYKNPRRPDFVRGGELLFWVIVAPFLVTVAFYWFTKDRHDFRAASWAWTLGLCMNGIPTSLLKITVGRPRPDYFYRCFPDGVMVLNTTSSSLDTSILDFNCTGLPGDINEGRKSFPSGHSSFAFASFGFIAYYVGAKLHAFDIRGRGHTWRLCIAVIPFLIALLVAVSRTCDYHHHWQDVTVGGLIGLFAGYISYRQYYPSIFGPDAGKPLIRWFRREGNKYKRLTGNEDSDSRGERDEGDAARRPLLADKEQSKGY
- the LOC108016287 gene encoding RNA-binding protein 42, translated to MGSKRRNIEDELSRFEAEISKPPARNLFVPNQVRPIIAANTYHNVQNKLQHHHGNGGSRLTVPPPPIPPPPTFMSTFVPTGSGGGSSSSSKPISATPVVLSSAPKLYQCRQSVHVPTVAAAPSIDINAVSFDVTQKLKKLKAEKSGPNPIAEEAIKAARASSALQSFQTTERKKKDRKTVRIAGGSVWEDSSLADWPDDDFRIFCGDLGNDVNDEVLTRTFNKFPSFQRARVVRDKRTGKSKGFGFVSFREPADFIRAMKEMDGRYVGSRPIKLRKSTWRQRSLDVVKKKEREKQVLLQAFNSMN
- the Rheb gene encoding GTP-binding protein Rheb homolog, which translates into the protein MPTKERNIAMMGYRSVGKSSLCIQFVEGQFVDSYDPTIENTFTKIERVKSQDYIVKLIDTAGQDEYSIFPVQYSMDYHGYVLVYSITSQKSFEVVKIIYEKLLDVMGKKYVPVVLVGNKTDLHQERTVSTEEGKKLAESWRAAFLETSAKQNESVGDIFHQLLILIENENGNPQEKSSCRVS
- the LOC108016286 gene encoding phospholipid phosphatase 5 isoform X3, coding for MPSGKEGQESRRTLSESSAEDVGRIGSRTNSEGMWRNELSLNADSSSAQPEKGKERSPSPANSIIRLSDAADVVLRVLLVMTFFKLETMTAFKREIHEEELWLYKNPRRPDFVRGGELLFWVIVAPFLVTVAFYWFTKDRHDFRAASWAWTLGLCMNGIPTSLLKITVGRPRPDYFYRCFPDGVMVLNTTSSSLDTSILDFNCTGLPGDINEGRKSFPSGHSSFAFASFGFIAYYVGAKLHAFDIRGRGHTWRLCIAVIPFLIALLVAVSRTCDYHHHWQDVTVGGLIGLFAGYISYRQYYPSIFGPDAGKPLIRWFRREGNKYKRLTGNEDSDSRGERDEGDAARRPLLADKEQSKGSS